In Amaranthus tricolor cultivar Red isolate AtriRed21 chromosome 5, ASM2621246v1, whole genome shotgun sequence, a genomic segment contains:
- the LOC130813345 gene encoding DNA replication licensing factor MCM6-like, translating into MDYGSLFVDETAAPVENAFLEFLKSFRVDPDSRHPYYESEIGTMEEIESTTMFVDFSHVMRFDDTLQKAISDEYLRFEPYLKNACKRFVIERRPSFFAEENPNKDINIAFYNIPLVKRLRELTTSEIGRLVSVTGVVTRTSEVRPELLQGTFKCLECGTLVKNVEQQFKYSEPTICINATCANRTKWALLRQESKFTDWQRVRMQETSKEIPAGSLPRSLDIILRHEIVEQARAGDTVIFTGTVVVIPDIMALTSPGERAECRRNSSSQSKAIGSGNEGVRGLKSLGVRDLNYRLAFIANSVQIADGRRDIDIRNRKKDAEEDDSQQFTQEELDEIQRMRNTPDFFNRLVDSIAPTVFGHQDIKRAILLMLLGGVHKSTEEGINLRGDINVCIVGDPSCAKSQFLKYTSGLVPRSVYTSGKSSSAAGLTATVAKEPETGEFCIEAGALMLADNGICCIDEFDKMDVRDQVAIHEAMEQQTISITKAGIQATLNARTSILAAANPTGGRYDKTKPLKYNVALPPAILSRFDLVYVMIDDPDDQIDYHIAHHIVRVHQRREDALSPPFTTAQIKRYIAYAKTLKPKLSSEARQLLVDSYVTLRRGDAAPGSRVAYRMTVRQLEALIRLSEAIARTYLEIEVLPRHVSVAVRLLKTSVISVESSEIDLSEFNEEINDGGASGDASGRDAQPSPAPSESASANPGNDGGPKGQEQNLVVTDEYFNRVTQALVIRLRQLEDTAEQEGKGLLGTRQKDLIQWYVAQQNEKNSYSSMEEARNDVKIVRAIIQKLIKEGNLIVVDDGRQAAPAAGGEDQPQPQVSKDDRILAVAPNYVID; encoded by the exons ATGGATTATGGATCTCTCTTCGTCGATGAAACCGCTGCTCCTGTCGAAAACGCTTTTCTGGAATTCCTCAAAAG CTTTCGTGTGGATCCGGATTCGCGACATCCTTATTATGAATCTGAAATTGGAACTATGGAAGAAATTGAATCAACTACTATGTTTGTTGATTTCTCCCATGTCATGCGATTTGATGATACTCTTCAGAAGGCCATTTCCGATGAGTATTTGAG GTTTGAGCCGTATTTAAAGAATGCTTGTAAGAGATTCGTCATTGAGCGAAGGCCTTCATTTTTTGCTGAAGAAAACCCTAACAAGGATATCAATATCGCCTTCTATAATATTCCTCTTGTGAAGCG ATTAAGAGAGTTAACCACTTCTGAAATAGGCAGATTAGTATCTGTGACTGGAGTGGTTACTCGAACGAGTGAGGTTAGACCTGAGCTGCTCCAAGGTACTTTCAAGTGCTTGGAATGTGGCACACTTGTTAAAAATGTTGAACAGCAATTTAAGTATTCAGAG CCAACAATCTGTATTAATGCCACCTGTGCAAACAGAACGAAATGGGCTTTGCTTAGACAAGAAAGTAAATTTACTGATTGGCAAAGGGTGAGAATGCAGGAAACCTCCAAAGAAATTCCTGCGGGGTCTCTTCCAAGATCACTTGACATCATTCTACGCCACGAGATTGTTGAACAGGCTAGAGCTGGTGACAC GGTCATATTCACAGGAACTGTGGTTGTCATTCCTGACATAATGGCGTTGACATCGCCAGGGGAGAGAGCCGAGTGCCGTAGAAATTCTTCTTCTCAATCTAAGGCGATTGGCTCAGGAAATGAAGGAGTAAGGGGTCTAAAATCATTGGGAGTGAGAGACCTCAATTATCGTCTTGCTTTTATTGCTAATTCTGTTCAG ATTGCTGATGGAAGAAGAGATATTGATATCAGAAACCGGAAGAAGGATGCTGAAGAGGATGACAGCCAGCAGTTCACG CAAGAGGAACTCGATGAGATCCAAAGAATGAGAAATACTCCTGACTTTTTCAATAGACTGGTAGATAGCATCGCACCAACTGTATTTGGCCACCAAGATATCAAGCGTGCGATTCTTCTTATGCTGTTAGGTGGTGTTCACAAGAGTACAGAAGAAGGAATTAACTTAAGAGGGGATATTAATGTGTGCATAGTAGGCGATCCCAGCTGCGCAAAGTCTCAGTTTCTCAA GTATACTTCTGGTCTTGTCCCTAGATCAGTTTATACATCAGGGAAATCATCATCTGCTGCTGGTTTAACTGCAACTGTGGCTAAAGAACCAGAAACTGGAGAATTCTGTATTGAG GCTGGAGCATTGATGTTAGCTGATAATGGTATCTGTTGCATTGATGAATTTGACAAAATGGACGTCAGAGACCAG GTTGCTATTCATGAAGCCATGGAGCAGCAGACTATAAGTATCACAAAAGCAGGAATACAGGCGACACTAAATGCTAGGACATCTATATTAGCTGCTGCCAATCCTACTGGAGGTCGTTATGACAAAACAAAACCACTGAAG TATAATGTTGCTCTACCTCCAGCAATCCTCTCCAGATTtgatttggtatatgttatgaTAGATGATCCAGATGATCAAATTGATTACCACATTGCTCACCATATTGTTAGGGTGCACCAAAGGCGTGAAGATGCATTATCACCTCCATTTACTACCGCACAGATAAAACGTTATATTGCCTATGCAAAAACATTGAAGCCAAAG CTTAGTTCAGAAGCAAGGCAATTGTTAGTTGACTCATATGTGACACTTCGACGAGGTGATGCTGCTCCAGGTAGTAGAGTTGCTTATAGGATGACTGTAAGACAGCTGGAGGCATTGATCCGGCTATCAGAAGCCATTGCACGAACTTACTTGGAAATTGAG GTACTACCACGCCACGTCTCTGTTGCAGTTCGACTGCTGAAGACATCAGTTATTAG CGTGGAATCAAGTGAAATTGATCTGTCTGAGTTCAATGAAGAAATTAATGATGGCGGAGCCAGTGGAGATGCTTCAGGCAGAGATGCTCAGCCCAGTCCTGCTCCAAGTGAATCAGCTTCAGCTAATCCAG GAAATGATGGCGGTCCTAAAGGTCAGGAACAGAATTTGGTGGTAACAGATGAATATTTTAACAGAGTAACACAAGCACTTGTTATACGGCTCAGACAACTTGAAGACACTGCTGAGCAAGAGG GAAAAGGCCTTCTTGGCACCAGACAGAAGGATTTGATACAGTGGTATGTAGcacaacaaaatgaaaaaaacagcTACAGCTCAATGGAGGAAGCTCGCAATGACGTTAAAATTGTGAGGGCTATTATTCAG AAATTGATTAAAGAAGGGAATCTAATCGTTGTGGATGACGGTAGGCAAGCAGCCCCGGCTGCTGGAGGTGAAGATCAACCTCAACCTCAAGTATCTAAAGATGATCGAATCTTGGCTGTCGCTCCTAATTATGTCATAGACTGA
- the LOC130813321 gene encoding ankyrin repeat-containing protein ITN1-like yields MAQGNNLMNRSNSFDDLERGDIIQPSSSSPFCRTFIMSNSGKTLLISSPTSGKKLRSSESAKSLGSYSFINRSYDTDGGNSPSMIMSNTGKALAMSGSGKSLAVSGSGKSFSVSSSGKRIDQKRMYVKQVTGKHKDTELHLAAQKGDVEAVTNVLAEIDAQIMGTSSTEVEFDLDLFAIRSAIVNEVNELGETPLFIAAEKGHLEVVKALLPHTTSEGVSARNQIGFTALHVAASQGHQAIVQVLLDHDPELSKTLGQSNTTPLISAAVRGHVEVVNVLLSQNSNLLEMPKSNGKNALHFSARQGHVDVVKALLKKDHQLARRTDKKGQTALHMAVKGQCVEVVRLLLRADPAIIMLPDKFGNTALHIATRKKRVEIVNELLALPETNVNALTRDGKTPLDIADALPLSEETAEIKECLTRYGGLKANNLNQPRDELRKTVTEIQKNVHCQLEQTRRTNQNVSGIAKELKRLHREGINNATNSVTIVAVLFATVAFAAIFTVPGGDYNTGEAVVATTTSFKVFFLFNAVALFTSLSVVVVQITIVRGETKSERKVVEVINKLMWLASVCTTISFISSSYIVVGRHHRWAAIFVTVLGAGIMAGVLGTMTYYVVKYSRIRKVRKKEKLRKQKAFLDIDVLSEDSAVNAIYAI; encoded by the exons ATGGCCCAAGGAAATAATCTCATGAATCGATCAAATTCTTTTGATGATCTTGAAAGGGGAGATATTATACAACCATCATCATCTTCCCCATTTTGTCGGACTTTTATCATGTCTAATTCGGGTAAGACATTGTTGATTTCTAGCCCAACCTCTGGAAAGAAATTAAGATCGTCTGAATCTGCTAAATCTTTGGGTTCATATTCATTCATCAATAGATCTTATGATACAGACGGTGGGAATTCTCCATCGATGATTATGTCGAATACGGGTAAAGCTTTAGCTATGTCGGGTTCCGGCAAATCATTAGCGGTTTCCGGATCTGGGAAATCGTTTTCTGTGTCGAGTTCGGGGAAACGGATCGATCAGAAAAGAATGTATGTGAAGCAAGTTACGGGTAAGCATAAGGATACAGAACTTCATTTAGCTGCCCAGAAAGGGGATGTTGAGGCGGTGACTAATGTTTTGGCGGAGATTGATGCCCAGATAATGGGGACATCAAGTACTGAGGTTGAgtttgatttggatttgttTGCGATTAGATCCGCCATTGTTAATGAAGTTAATGAGCTTGGTGAGACTCCATTGTTTATCGCTGCTGAGAAGGGTCATCTTGAGGTTGTTAAGGCGCTTTTGCCTCATACTACATCTGAGGGTGTTTCTGCTAGGAATCAAATTGGGTTTACTGCTTTGCATGTTGCTGCTAGCCAAGGTCATCAAG CTATTGTGCAGGTTTTATTAGACCATGATCCTGAACTAAGCAAAACGCTAGGCCAATCCAATACAACTCCTCTAATATCTGCAGCTGTAAGAGGCCATGTAGAAGTAGTCAATGTGTTATTGTCACAAAACTCTAACTTACTTGAGATGCCTAAATCAAATGGGAAGAATGCCCTACATTTTTCGGCTCGTCAGGGACATGTAGATGTCGTAAAAGCATTACTAAAAAAGGATCATCAACTTGCTAGAAGAACAGATAAAAAAGGCCAAACTGCTCTTCATATGGCTGTTAAAGgtcaatgtgttgaagtggttcggtTGCTACTGCGAGCAGATCCAGCCATTATCATGCTTCCAGACAAGTTCGGGAACACAGCATTACATATAGCAACGAGAAAAAAGCGAGTCGAG ATAGTGAATGAACTCCTTGCCCTTCCTGAAACCAATGTGAATGCATTGACAAGAGACGGGAAAACTCCATTAGATATAGCAGATGCTCTCCCTTTATCCGAAGAAACTGCAGAGATAAAAGAATGTTTAACACGATACGGAGGCCTTAAAGCCAACAATCTAAACCAACCAAGAGACGAGCTTCGAAAAACTGTAACCGAAATTCAAAAGAACGTCCACTGTCAACTCGAACAAACTCGAAGAACCAACCAAAACGTATCGGGAATCGCTAAAGAACTGAAACGACTTCATCGAGAAGGAATTAACAACGCCACAAACTCAGTAACAATCGTAGCAGTCCTTTTCGCAACTGTCGCATTCGCCGCCATTTTCACCGTCCCCGGTGGAGACTACAACACCGGAGAAGCTGTAGTCGCAACCACAACCTCGTTCAAAGTCTTCTTCCTGTTTAACGCGGTTGCTCTTTTTACGTCCTTATCTGTTGTCGTAGTTCAAATAACGATTGTTCGAGGCGAGACGAAATCGGAAAGGAAAGTGGTTGAGGTGATCAATAAGTTGATGTGGTTAGCTTCAGTTTGCACTACAATTTcatttatttcttcatcataTATAGTTGTAGGAAGACATCACAGGTGGGCAGCCATTTTTGTAACAGTTTTAGGAGCTGGGATTATGGCTGGTGTTCTTGGAACAATGACTTATTATGTTGTGAAGTATAGTAGAATTAGAAAAGTTAGGAAGAAAGAAAAGCTAAGGAAACAAAAAGCTTTCCTTGACATTGATGTACTTTCTGAAGATTCTGCTGTTAATGCTATTTATGCAATTTAa
- the LOC130812911 gene encoding uncharacterized protein LOC130812911, which yields MASLPMDDGDLDDAALWAVIDSAAAASYSSTTTPTAISNKRSSTLNYSPSFKSPHRPRSLNHSSSVSPSSLISKNHPNIAIGVSNDDRHHQFRRPQKISRSTSSSCVSETNDSSPDLMLVKHSPVNQIYPSHKVNNSPQVDDFTHCLAGRYPTVSLFKDYQDAAMSILDKSDYTVISGSPFIKKSGWRKIAFYFNVSFEIRDKTIEFDENRNVQRAEFVARAYMQGGRFSDGWGSCERREKKLMKPNHDIPSTAETRAKNRACQDLLGIGHYQPGASHSHLPR from the exons ATGGCGTCACTTCCAATGGACGACGGCGATCTCGACGACGCCGCTTTATGGGCCGTAATCGACTCCGCAGCCGCCGCTTCGTATTCATCCACTACTACTCCTACCGCCATTTCCAACAAACGGTCATCAACCCTAAATTACTCTCCTTCTTTCAAATCCCCTCATAGACCTCGAAGTCTCAATCATTCTTCTTCCGTTTCTCCTTCTTCATTAATCTCCAAAAATCATCCTAATATAGCAATTGGGGTTTCGAATGATGATCGTCATCACCAGTTTCGTCGTCCGCAAAAGATTTCTAGATCAACCTCATCTTCTTGTGTTTCTGAGACTAATGATAGTAGTCCTGATTTGATGCTTGTTAAACATTCTCCTGTTAATCAGATTTATCCATCGCATAAAGTTAATAATTCTCCTCAAGTCGATGATTTTACGCATTGTTTGGCTGGACGTTATCCAACTGTTTCTCTTTTTAAGGATTATCAAGATGCAGCTATGTCG ATTCTCGATAAATCAGATTATACTGTTATTTCTGGAAGTCCTTTTATCAAAAAGTCAG GTTGGAGGAAGATAGCGTTTTACTTCAATGTTTCTTTTGAAATAAGGGATAAAACCATTGAATTTGATGAAAATCGTAATGTTCAGCGAGCTGAATTTGTAGCCCGTGCATACATGCA GGGAGGTAGGTTCTCTGATGGGTGGGGTTCCTGCGAAAGGCGGGAAAAGAAGTTGATGAAACCTAATCATGACATACCTAGCACCGCAGAAACCAGAGCTAAAAATAGGGCGTGCCAA GACCTGCTAGGTATTGGGCATTATCAACCTGGTGCGAGTCATAGTCATCTTCCTCGATGA
- the LOC130813311 gene encoding uncharacterized protein LOC130813311 isoform X1 gives MYQTMSPDNLASTITTTTSIRKSHPSSSKPIKEEKTQNIPENGRISNSTFEGNYNTNNLNGSIHKPQNQQEMQQQASSSSAANEITPSLPQWGPWKRSRCSRTEGRSPMLNVVLEKHNNHVMAPPPHLRFSSGASTSGNGGKNGGSSRVRTHGFVHGKESSGFLGSKNRNQVDQTIATNNASPSRNGGGSSSSSRPISRSTIGKRSPSCINKAEKITITKVKSEDSIMANQLELGEGDQHEQCSGSMAAEKSREVIEWPRIYVSLSRKEKEDDFYAMKGTKLPHRPKKRPKAVDRALQYCFPGLWLSDLTRARYEVRERKSAKKQPRRRGLKGLETMDSDSE, from the exons AT GTACCAAACAATGAGCCCAGATAATCTGGcttcaacaataacaacaaccaCAAGCATAAGGAAATCACATCCcagtagttcaaaaccaatcaaagaAGAGAAAACTCAGAATATTCCAGAAAATGGAAGAATTTCAAATTCAACTTTTGAAGGAAATTACAACACTAATAATCTTAATGGGTCAATTCATAAACCTCAGAATCAGCAAGAAATGCAACAACAAGCTTCAAGTTCATCCGCCGCTAACGAAATCACCCCAAGTCTGCCACAATGGGGGCCATGGAAGAGATCGAGATGTTCAAGAACAGAAGGAAGGTCGCCGATGTTAAATGTGGTGTTGGAGAAACATAACAATCATGTAATGGCGCCGCCGCCACATCTTCGTTTCAGTTCTGGAGCTTCAACGTCTGGAAATGGTGGTAAAAATGGAGGTTCTTCTCGGGTTAGAACCCATGGGTTTGTTCATGGCAAGGAATCTTCCGGATTTCTGGGTTCTAAAAACAG GAACCAAGTTGATCAGACAATTGCAACAAACAACGCTTCACCATCAAGAAATGGCGGAGGTAGTAGTAGCAGTAGCCGTCCAATTTCAAGATCTACGATCGGGAAACGATCTCCATCATGTATAAACAAAGCTGAAAAGATTAcaataacaaaagtaaaatcAGAGGATTCAATAATGGCTAACCAATTAGAATTAGGTGAAGGAGATCAGCATGAGCAGTGTTCTGGATCCATGGCTGCCGAGAAGAGTCGTGAAGTTATCGAGTGGCCTAGGATTTATGTATCCCTTTCtaggaaggaaaaggaagatgaTTTTTACGCAATGAAGGGTACTAAACTTCCTCATAGACCTAAAAAGAGACCCAAAGCTGTTGATAGAGCCCTCCAG TATTGTTTTCCAGGTCTTTGGCTTTCAGATTTGACGAGGGCTAGGTATGAAGTCCGAGAGAGAAAGAGCGCAAAGAAG CAGCCAAGGCGAAGGGGATTAAAAGGACTGGAGACGATGGATAGTGATTCAGAGTAG
- the LOC130813311 gene encoding uncharacterized protein LOC130813311 isoform X2, which produces MYQTMSPDNLASTITTTTSIRKSHPSSSKPIKEEKTQNIPENGRISNSTFEGNYNTNNLNGSIHKPQNQQEMQQQASSSSAANEITPSLPQWGPWKRSRCSRTEGRSPMLNVVLEKHNNHVMAPPPHLRFSSGASTSGNGGKNGGSSRVRTHGFVHGKESSGFLGSKNRNQVDQTIATNNASPSRNGGGSSSSSRPISRSTIGKRSPSCINKAEKITITKVKSEDSIMANQLELGEGDQHEQCSGSMAAEKSREVIEWPRIYVSLSRKEKEDDFYAMKGTKLPHRPKKRPKAVDRALQYCFPGLWLSDLTRARYEVRERKSAKKPRRRGLKGLETMDSDSE; this is translated from the exons AT GTACCAAACAATGAGCCCAGATAATCTGGcttcaacaataacaacaaccaCAAGCATAAGGAAATCACATCCcagtagttcaaaaccaatcaaagaAGAGAAAACTCAGAATATTCCAGAAAATGGAAGAATTTCAAATTCAACTTTTGAAGGAAATTACAACACTAATAATCTTAATGGGTCAATTCATAAACCTCAGAATCAGCAAGAAATGCAACAACAAGCTTCAAGTTCATCCGCCGCTAACGAAATCACCCCAAGTCTGCCACAATGGGGGCCATGGAAGAGATCGAGATGTTCAAGAACAGAAGGAAGGTCGCCGATGTTAAATGTGGTGTTGGAGAAACATAACAATCATGTAATGGCGCCGCCGCCACATCTTCGTTTCAGTTCTGGAGCTTCAACGTCTGGAAATGGTGGTAAAAATGGAGGTTCTTCTCGGGTTAGAACCCATGGGTTTGTTCATGGCAAGGAATCTTCCGGATTTCTGGGTTCTAAAAACAG GAACCAAGTTGATCAGACAATTGCAACAAACAACGCTTCACCATCAAGAAATGGCGGAGGTAGTAGTAGCAGTAGCCGTCCAATTTCAAGATCTACGATCGGGAAACGATCTCCATCATGTATAAACAAAGCTGAAAAGATTAcaataacaaaagtaaaatcAGAGGATTCAATAATGGCTAACCAATTAGAATTAGGTGAAGGAGATCAGCATGAGCAGTGTTCTGGATCCATGGCTGCCGAGAAGAGTCGTGAAGTTATCGAGTGGCCTAGGATTTATGTATCCCTTTCtaggaaggaaaaggaagatgaTTTTTACGCAATGAAGGGTACTAAACTTCCTCATAGACCTAAAAAGAGACCCAAAGCTGTTGATAGAGCCCTCCAG TATTGTTTTCCAGGTCTTTGGCTTTCAGATTTGACGAGGGCTAGGTATGAAGTCCGAGAGAGAAAGAGCGCAAAGAAG CCAAGGCGAAGGGGATTAAAAGGACTGGAGACGATGGATAGTGATTCAGAGTAG